A region from the Canis lupus dingo isolate Sandy chromosome 9, ASM325472v2, whole genome shotgun sequence genome encodes:
- the TMEM101 gene encoding transmembrane protein 101, with protein MASKMGSRRWMLQLIMQLGSVLLTRCPFWGCFSQLMLYAERAEARRKPDIPVPYLYFDLGAAVLCASFMSFGVKRRWFALGAALQLAISTYAAYIGGYVHYGDWLKVRMYSRTVAIIGGFLVLASGAGELYRRKPRSRSLQSTGQVFLGIYLICVAYSLQHSKEDRLAYLNHLPGGELMIQLFFVLYGVLALAFLSGYYVTLAAQILAVLLPPVMLLIDGNVAYWHNTRRVEFWNQMKLLGESVGIFGAAVILATDG; from the exons ATGGCGTCGAAGATGGGTTCTCGACGGTGGATGCTGCAGCTGATCATGCAGCTGGGTTCGGTGTTGCTCACACGCTGCCCCTTCTGGGGCTGCTTCAGCCAGCTCATGCTGTACGCTGAGAGGGCCGAAGCGCGCCG gaagcccgacatccCAGTACCCTACTTGTACTTCGACTTGGGGGCGGCCGTGCTGTGCGCCAGCTTCATGTCCTTTGGGGTGAAGCGGCGCTGGTTCGCACTGGGGGCCGCACTCCAGCTGGCCATTAGCACCTACGCCGCCTACATCGGGGGCTACGTTCACTACGGGGACTGGCTGAAG GTCCGTATGTACTCGCGCACAGTTGCTATCATCGGCGGCTTTCTTGTGCTGGCCAGCGGCGCTGGGGAGCTGTACCGCCGGAAACCCCGCAGCCGCTCCCTCCAGTCCACCGGCCAGGTGTTCCTGGGCATCTACCTCATCTGCGTG GCCTACTCACTGCAGCACAGCAAGGAGGACCGGCTGGCATATCTGAACCATCTCCCAGGAGGGGAGCTGATGATCCAGCTGTTCTTCGTTCTGTATGGCGTCCTGGCCCTGGCCTTCCTGTCAGGCTACTACGTGACCCTGGCTGCCCAGATCCTGGCTGTACTGCTGCCCCCGGTCATGCTGCTCATTGATGGCAATGTCGCCTACTGGCACAACACACGGCGCGTTGAGTTCTGGAACCAGATGAAGCTCCTTGGAGAGAGCGTGGGCATCTTCGGGGCTGCTGTCATCCTGGCCACTGATGGCTGA